The Phoenix dactylifera cultivar Barhee BC4 chromosome 12, palm_55x_up_171113_PBpolish2nd_filt_p, whole genome shotgun sequence genome includes the window GCATTAGACTTGGGCTATAGTTCGGGTAGGATCCAAACAAGtaaaaaaggaaataatatgctTGTTATGATGTGATTTTAGGTGACTCAGGATCCGTCACCAGGATGTGAGAAACTTGGGAGAAAGCGAATCACGGTAAGTAACCTGTACTAATCTTTTATGGATCACGCATGTAATTAACCTGTCACAATTTTATTGCGAATTATGTATCTTGAGTTATGAATTATGCATCATGTATATGAGTGGTATGTTTTAGCCATATAATGTATGATTATGCATGTATTGAGCTTATGCAGATTTTATTATGCATGCAAGATGAATTGGGTTACATTGCTATATAATTGTGATATCCATATGAAATAAGGTAATGAATTGCATCGAGTTATGCGCACTGCTTGCAAGGGGTACCTAAGGGCTATTAttgctacgggccgaatgcaactgagccggccttgttagtggccgataatgactgagccagcttAGCTCCTCTCGTAGATGCGGTGCGGTTTTACGAAGCGTCTAAGCAAAGGGCCTTAATCAAGTTAAGcttttcttaactagatgattcGATTCTTCTCCGAAGGGGTTGGGGGGGAAACGTTCCATAAATGGAAGTGGAGTTCAGGTATTAGATGCCATCTCTAAGGGAGGGCATTCAAGTCCATACCATGGGATTCAAACAAAAGGGATTTATTCACGAATACGATCTCTATTGATTGAAAGCTTCCAGCAATCAGTGAAACAATTTCTGTATGAACAAAGTATCATTACCCTTGTTAGCAGCGAATCTCTCTTCTGTTTAGCGAATCGGGAATCGAAACTACGTTACTAACCAAATACCGAATAGAAGCCAATtccgccagtggccgactaataactgagcaggccccgccagtgaccaataatgaattcgccgtagcatccATGAGGTACTACCTACAAGAGGTATTGTTTACGGACTCTTAAGAgatactgatcgaatgcaactgagccggccttgccagtggccgagaatgactgagccagccccgccagtggccgcctaataactgagctggccccgccagtggccgcctaataactgagctggccccgccagtggccgataatgacttcgcagtagcatctgagagtatgaccacggcatgccggtggCACGGTTTTATATGtgcattttatgaaaaaaatcttGTTGATATAGAACACTGATTTATTTACTCAGCGTGAATATTTTATCATGATGATTTATTAAATAGTATACacgtcagcttctcaaaccctgctaAAACATGTTTAGCATTTTTAGTTGATTCGacaagattatgcaggattacttactgagccgtgtagctcatgcatgttcatttatattttgttttcaGATCACCACCAGTGACAGCTGCtagaagcatttttcttttgcaatagagtttctttatttttgggggatatgaatatacttttgtgtacataaactatgtagaagctctgtaccATATATATAACCTCTGTTGTAATGCACATATTTTGATATATGCAAGTTTGACTGCTTTTGACTACCTGTTAACCATGtacgaggctgcgtgctattgtgggcagtagtcggcaatagcacggccgtgtcacagaTCCGGGTCTGGGGCGTGACACTTGTAATGAcctttattacttttttttcttttgatgaacacCTGTAAAGACTTGTACTAAATCAAAGACCTTTATTTTGGGAGTCAGGAGTGGGCTATATACGTACCTCCTATATACTGTTGTTACGTTTCAAATGCTCGCACCTAGAAGGTTCTGGCATTTCAAAACGGTGGGAAGGGATTCCAAAAACACGTAAGTAGTCTCGGAGACGGCAACTTGGTTTTGTGGAAGGTTGATGCCGGGGGGGCCGTCCCTGTCGGCCAAGCGTGCACCTTGTGGAACGTAACATGCCACTCGTTGCACCCAAACAAACCGTACGTACGTAGCACTGTTCATGCCATGTTGCACGTTTATAGAGAGAAGTTTGCTGAGCCTAATCTATGTACTGATAGGCCGTTGTTAGCGAGGTCTAAAGTCTTAAGTCTAGACGTTTCTCTGTGAATTATGAACTGCCTTTAGGCCTTCAGCATTCTAATGCTAGCATCTATTGAGAGTTTGAGTAGAAAAATTTCCTACGCAAGAGAAGGCAAGTCCAGTGGCTCCGGACTCATGGACTTTCTCCCAACCGCTGTATCTCCAGTCCCCCACAACTTTTGAACCCCAAGGCCTTATCTGAAATTATGAAGGTATCTGACCTTCAAATCGCTGAAAAGCGATAGGACTCCGACCTCCTATAGTCTATGTTTCTGTTGGCTGGGTCCCACCTTATGTGAGGTGTGACCCAGCAACTtaagtattaaaaaaaaaaagaaaaaaaaagaaaaaaaaaagagaaacaaaaagagaagaaaaggggtTAGGGCTAATTCTATTAGAGAGggtgagaaaaaagaagaagagctcTCTTGGTGAAGTACTTGTGGAATCCATCTCAAGGAGAAGGTGAAGATCTTATTCAAGGcatctcaagaggaagaagaaccttATACAAATCTACACTTGGTGAGATTGTTCTCATTCATTATTGGAGTCTATACTCTTTTTCATGTCAACTCTTTGTTTATGATCGAAGAAAGAAATCATTGATATATGTGGTCCTCTAGCTTAGTCTAGAAAAGATATTTTGTAAGCTTATTGTTGTTGATAGTTGAGGTTTGAGGTGGACTTAGGTCTGGTGGTTTTTCTCTCAGAGGATTTTTCACCTAAAAAATTGTTATCTCTTGTGTGTAGTTTCTTGTGGTTTGATTTTGGTAGTTTCATGTATTGATTAGTTGTTATAGTATTTTTATTCTAATCACACAAAGATAAAAAAGTTGTTTGTCTAGTGAAGGggttttttctaattttctctTGATTTAATTTAGTTAATAAAATCTATTCTCATCTTCAAAGGGTTCGGGTCCAAGATGTTTATTTCGCTCTTTGTTTAGAATCTAGTGATGGTTTTAATTTCTCTTGAAATGCTCTTCACAATTTCACATTTTCCTATGGAAACTTATGTGGAGCAGATTACCAACTGAAATGTCGCATATTAAAGGCATTGTAGTAGATGTTttttgtgaggacccatgcgggcgtgtgtttagttccacatcggttatttgctaaaaaaatcttggatacttatataggaacaaggaacccaaataatactttccgactagccattttggatgaggtcctgggttgttgcaaatggtatcagagcagacccaGCTCAAAACCTATGTAGAATAGAAGACACTATATCACGGATCTATTGAACCCAGCCCATAACTCTAGCTTTTATTTTTCCGCTGCTATTGTTCCTAACAGTGAGTTCAGGGATGCCTGGGAAGACTTGGAGAGGCGAGCTacgagctgcctgggcgggtCTTCGATGTACGAGGCAGGTATTGCAGGCTGACTCGATTgtcttggagggcgactcggctacagttatcagttggatccagaGGGGGCTGAGGGGTGAGGGCTCAGACCACCCCTTGGTTCGAGATATTGGGATGATGTGTGGGGTTGGGGTGGCCATCTAGGCCAaacatgtattcagagaagctaatggggcagccgactgggtggTTGCCTTCGCGGCTCATCATTCAGGGTACACCTTTTGGATGGGGGAGGGAGAGCTGCCACTGGCTCTCCGTGAGTtagtgttttttgattttattgggtgtattcgtacatgCACTGTATGAGAACccgttttcagaaaaaaaaaaaaaagacttggaGAGGCGGCATCATGACCACACCAACCCCTCCTCACCCCTCGAGAATTTATATCGCACCAGTCAGGTGTGCACTAAAGGAAGAAAACAAACCTAGAGGAAATGTATGGTGGGACGGCAAACATTGAAAAGGGTCAAACATGATCCCATGCTCATGGTCGTACTGCAAACACCACATAAAACACATTCtttgaaagataaaaaaaaatctatattttcCAAAATAAATGTTTCATGAGGCAACATTTAGATagaattttatattcttttatGCATTGAAAAATAGCTCCTGAATATATTATCTATATTCTTTTGCATCACTGCTTTTCTGAGAAAGTTGCTAAGATTTATCTAtatttttctcataatatattttattatataaatattgttatatatttaataatattattatattatacatattataaaaatatatatcacaTTACAcacatatattatataatatactataataatatattataataatgaaatattatagcataatataatatattacacATAATAATTATGTTATGTTATGCTATATTATTATTAGtatcattatttattattattgtattatagggTTAGGggtattttagaaataaaataaaaaatattcttttgaCTCACCGGTCCAAAATTGATTTACCCATCTTCTAGATAGATGAgattttttctctatttcataAATAAATACTATTTTGGGAAAAATAACTTACTCATGTTAAAAAGTTATGGATAAATTAGACAATTGATTAACATTTCGATACTATTTACCGATCAAAAACGGGCTATAAATGGATACCTTGCCTTCGTTCCATCTCCCGTCACTCGTCCAAGCCAGAAAGACATAAGAAAACTTCTACTCTTGTTTCTATAAACAAAACAACCGCTCCCAATTAAAGCCCCGCCCTTTACTTCCTCCGAAGGACACCTCGATCGGAACCGTGGACGGGGTCGCGAAGCCCATGTGCAACGACGTGGGCTCCCTCCCCGCTGCTGCCTGTCACCCCACCAGCCCCGCCGCGGCTCCCATGTGCGCCGCTGAAGCCACCCTCGGCCGCCGCCTCGTCTAGGTGGGCGTCGCCGCCTCATCTAGGTGGGCGTCAACGATGTCTTCTCCATCCCTCCCTCCTTGATACCGTTTGGATCAATTTGCAATCCAATGAAAGTGGGagaaaagataagaaaaatttCTTTTGTAAGGAGGAAGATAACTTTCATTCAAATACTTGGATGCTTTCTCATTACAATTCATGAATATTTATAGGCAAGTCATAGGTAACatgaaaagacaaaagaaaatgaaaggtcaAGAGTCACTTTAATATGGGTAACTCACAAAATAAAATACATCAAAGCCAAAACTAAATTCTCTTACGAAATTTAAAAGGTCAAAAGACACCTGCCTCTTAAAATATCTATAACTTTCCAACCATAACTTGGATTTTTATGTTCTTAGGCTTgttggaaagaagagaaagatatctgaACCTTTTATGTTAATaacttttgtaaattcaaccatTTAATACTCTGAAAATGGCATGCAAGTTGTATGACGTCCATGCACCTGCATCACTCCTCGACCACCTCCTCGCCGAGCCCGGCCTCAACCTCATCGGGTGCTGCAATGAGCTCAACGCTGGCTACGCCGCAGACGTCTACGCTCCCTCCCGCGGCGTCGGCACCTGCGTCGTCACGTTCACCGTCGGCGGTCTCAGCGTCCTCAACGCCATCGCCGGCGCCTACAGCGAGAACCTCCCCATTATTTGCATCGTCGGCGGCCCTAACTCCGACTACgcactacaagaaaaaggagCTTTGGCGACACTTTTTGaggcttttaccgacgcttataagcgtcggtaattttctTTCCGACGCTTTTCAAAGCGTCACCAAAGCGTCGGCTATGTCGGAGTGGAAAAAAATTGTTGACGCGGttgaaaagcgtcgctaaagttatttttagcgacgcttttaagcgtcgctaaagttatttttaccgacgcttttaagcgtcgctaaaattcctcaaccagttcaattagcgacgctttaaagcgtcgtcataagtttttttatagaaaaaaaatataaaaatacccAAGAAAACCGCCGCCGTCGCCTCCTCTGCTGCGCCCAATCCGCCGCGGCCTTCGCCTGCTCCTCGGCGGGGAATCGCACTGTCATTCGCCCTCTTTGGGCGGCGGGTTGGCCGGGGGCTGGTCGGAGGCAGCAGCGGAGccctgttgctgctgctgctgctgcttcttctCCCACTTCGACTTCGACTTCGACTTcctacacagagagagagagagagagaggcgatgGGTAGTGGATGATCTGGAATCGTACCTGAATCCGATGTTGTGCGATGACCACCATTCTTCCTTTTCCTTGATTGTGCTGCACCAAAGCAGCAGAACCTTCTTCCCATCCGGGCATTTCTATACACTTCCATTCGCTTGCCAGAAGAGAAGAGAATTCGCTTTAGCCGAAGGTCGAGCGTCTTTGTCGCTTGGCATTTCTATACACTTCCATTCGCTTGCCAGAAGCCA containing:
- the LOC120112724 gene encoding pyruvate decarboxylase 1-like; this translates as MACKLYDVHAPASLLDHLLAEPGLNLIGCCNELNAGYAADVYAPSRGVGTCVVTFTVGGLSVLNAIAGAYSENLPIICIVGGPNSDYALQEKGALATLFEAFTDAYKRR